Proteins encoded by one window of Channa argus isolate prfri chromosome 1, Channa argus male v1.0, whole genome shotgun sequence:
- the prepl gene encoding prolyl endopeptidase-like, which translates to MAAVSSPLCARLFTPSGLRFLFLAVYKNRTRLFVSVQRFYTSGTSTSSDDHLSSGLERYKDLQKYFYKRLKATYYRFSDIPDRSVVCGHHHVYFFEDDGIYRTDTRQSKLEPEQVLNLGQVSRGDEKTVLENEERKQRVQWTIQRIRLSPQEKHLAAALKSIHKEEQRCVVLRLGRRNSPSLELPHIIVMVDSIFSFEWATDNVLFYTTLENLRCRKVFRLDLTSHTSRITSVYEETRPDVFVEVALSRDRQILSINCNSRTSSEVLLIDTTTSQLKPFLVQSRQPDLLYHVEHWKRCLIILANTGPGQEYEVVQAPLSEPNMVSWVPLFAPSPGTSIKDMDVVGDQCVLVARTPANELILIIVPLTHTKEAYILNFPSWASAINTNRPGLADQHSVLKFLISSPVHPPVPYHLYTEDRLLFPVTEDGSFLENQGNYNTTRLEACSKDGTLVPMTLLHVKPVESLRQVPLLVHVYGAYGREVNMEFCPEKRFLLEQGWALAYCHVRGGGERGLYWQRQAQVAGKPKTVEDLQACIQHLFSLGVSSPSLTALTACSAGAVAVGALCQRHPHMIRAVTLQAPFLDVLGTMEDPNLPLTLEDREEWGDPVGNPEHRLAIASYCPLHNITPQDYPSMLLTAYSGDARVPVAGVLRYTEQLKKAITTHFSSNPKSEFEQAPNIVLNIQPGANHLGPDSFELMLEEEALRLAFLYTELGLDPPRPPRKRRR; encoded by the exons ATGGCCGCTGTCTCCTCTCCGCTGTGTGCTCGTCTCTTCACACCATCTGGGTTACGGTTTTTATTCCTCGCCgtttacaaaaacagaacaaggcTCTTCGTGTCTGTCCAGCGTTTTTACACGTCG ggCACTTCAACCTCCTCAGATGATCATCTTAGCTCTGGACTTGAAAGGTACAAGGACTTACAGAAGTATTTCTATAAGAGACTGAAAGCCACATACTACAGATTCTCTGACATACCTGATCGCTCAGTG GTTTGTGGGCATCatcatgtgtatttttttgaAGATGATGGCATCTACAGAACGGACACAAGACAGA GTAAGCTGGAGCCAGAGCAGGTGCTAAATCTAGGACAAGTCTCTAGAGGGGATGAGAAAACAGTACTTGAGAATGAAGAGAGGAAGCAAAGGGTTCAGTGGACCATTCAGAGAATACGGCTGTCCCCACAAGAGAAGCACCTTGCTGCAGCACTAAAGTCAATTCACAAAGAAGAACAGAG GTGTGTGGTTTTGAGGCTTGGAAGAAGAAATTCCCCTTCTTTGGAACTTCCACACATCATAGTCATGGTGGACAGTATCTTCAGTTTTG AGTGGGCCACAGataatgtcctgttttacaCAACTTTGGAGAATCTACGTTGCAGAAAAGTGTTTCGTCTGGACCTGACCTCCCACACAAGCAGGATAACCTCCGTGTACGAGGAAACACGTCCTGA tgtgtttgtggaggTTGCTCTTTCCAGAGACCGACAGATCCTGAGCATCAACTGCAACAGCAGGACCAGTTCAGAGGTTCTGCTAATTGATACTACAACATCCCAATTAAAGCCTTTCTTGGTTCAGTCACGCCAGCCAGACCTCCTATACCATGTGGAGCACTGGAAAAGGTGTCTGATCATCCTGGCTAACACGGGGCCTGGGCAGGAATATGAG GTTGTACAGGCCCCCCTCTCAGAGCCAAACATGGTCTCCTGGGTCCCATTGTTTGCACCCAGCCCTGGTACTTCAATCAAAGACATGGATGTGGTCGGAGATCAATGCGTGTTGGTTGCAAGAACACCAGCCAATGAACTTATCCTTATTATAGTCCCACTGACCCATACCAAGGAAGCGTACATTCtaaat TTTCCTTCTTGGGCTTCTGCCATCAACACCAACAGACCGGGCCTGGCCGACCAACACAGTGTGTTGAAGTTCCTGATCTCATCTCCTGTCCACCCACCAGTGCCCTACCATCTATACACTGAAGACAGGCTTCTTTTCCCAGTCACTGAAGATGGGTCTTTCCTAGAGAACCAGGGAAATTATAACACCACACGCTTAGAGGCCTGCAGCAAA GATGGTACTCTGGTGCCGATGACACTGCTTCATGTGAAACCCGTAGAGAGTTTGAGACAGGTGCCACTGTTGGTCCATGTTTACGGCGCTTACGGCAGAGAAGTTAACATGGAATTCTGCCCAGAGAAAAGGTTTCTCTTGGAGCAGGGCTGGGCTCTGGCTTACTGCCACGTCAG AGGCGGAGGCGAGCGGGGTCTTTACTGGCAAAGACAAGCTCAGGTGGCGGGAAAGCCAAAAACAGTGGAGGACCTTCAAGCCTGTATCCAGCACCTTTTCTCATTAGGAGTGTCCTCTCCTTCACTTACTGCCCTTACAGCCTGCAGTGCTGGGGCCGTGGCCGTGGGAGCGCTGTGCCAAAGACATCCACACATGATTAGAGCTGTTACACTGCAG gCTCCTTTCCTGGATGTCTTAGGAACTATGGAGGATCCCAATCTGCCTTTAACTTTGGAGGATAGAGAAGAATGGGGGGACCCTGTTGGGAACCCAGAACACAGACTTGCCATCGCATCCTACTGTCCCCTTCACAACATTACTCCtcag GACTACCCATCAATGCTGCTGACAGCCTACAGTGGCGATGCCAGGGTTCCTGTGGCAGGTGTTCTCAGATACACCGAACAGCTAAAAAAAGCCATTACTACACACTTCTCTTCTAACCCAAAGTCAG AATTTGAACAAGCACCAAACATTGTTTTGAATATTCAGCCTGGAGCAAATCACTTGGGACCAGACAGCTTTGAGTTGATGTTGGAAGAG GAAGCCCTCAGACTAGCATTTTTGTACACAGAGCTGGGTCTGGACCCTCCTCGGCCTCCACGCAAGAGAAGGAGATAA
- the slc3a1 gene encoding amino acid transporter heavy chain SLC3A1, whose product MRFKKQSGTFELGECTRNPGFRDAEGGGLSTDTITADPAEKEQDSTAVKLDSDAAGEYTQIKPYAGMPKEVLLLYSSQARYRVPREVLFWLTVACILALVALTVTVIALSPRCLSWWQASPVYQIYPRSFKDSDGDGVGDLKGIKEQLDHFLYLDIKSVWISPFYRSPMKDFGYDVEDFRAIDPLFGTMKDFEELLAEMHNKGLKLIMDFIPNHTSDRHRWFNLSRTRNPHYEDYYIWTDCNASSPRPNNWVSVFGNSSWTYDDVRGQCYLHQFLKEQPDLNFRNPHVRQEMIDIIHFWLGKGVDGFRMDAVKHILEAAHLRDEPQVDPNKPPESVTSEWDLYHDYTTSQLGLHDLLRDWRGEMDVYSREPGRYRFMVTESYDYHEVDKTMMYYGTRLVKESDFPFNFYLLDLPQNTSGVWAKHLVDLWMANMPEGKWPNWVVGNHDKPRIASSAGHTYTRVINMLLLTLPGTPTTYYGEEIGMENINVTESQIQDPAGKYNTSASRDPQRSPMQWSGDINAGFNNKTNITWLPVHPDYININVEAQKKEEFSVLAQYRLLNTLRKSELPLHRGWFCYIHADTNVFSYLRELDGLKKAFLMVLNFGKQSAITDLSSIHELPDQLKVLMSTNHVNNGKVVQKSLIMTEAGEGLVIQYSTYTRFNPNHPKQCYVSEKACYLGAMDILYKC is encoded by the exons ATGCGTTTTAAAAAGCAGAGCGGCACTTTCGAGCTGGGTGAATGCACAAGAAACCCGGGCTTTCGGGATGCAGAAGGCGGCGGGTTATCGACCGACACCATCACCGCCGACCCGGCGGAGAAGGAGCAGGACTCCACCGCGGTGAAGCTGGACTCGGACGCGGCCGGGGAGTACACGCAGATCAAACCTTACGCCGGGATGCCAAAAGAGGTTTTGCTGCTGTACTCCTCTCAGGCTCGGTACCGAGTGCCCCGAGAGGTCCTGTTCTGGCTGACGGTGGCCTGCATCTTGGCGCTGGTGGCGCTCACCGTCACGGTGATCGCACTGTCGCCCCGGTGCCTCAGCTGGTGGCAGGCGTCCCCAGTCTACCAGATATACCCCCGGTCCTTCAAAGACTCGGACGGTGACGGGGTGGGAGACCTCAAAG GAATAAAGGAGCAGCTGGATCACTTTCTGTATCTAGACATCAAGTCCGTTTGGATTAGTCCCTTCTATCGCTCTCCTATGAAGGACTTTGGCTATGATGTGGAAGATTTCCGAGCCATTGACCCGCTCTTTGGGACGATGAAGGACTTTGAAGAGCTTCTGGCTGAAATGCACAACAAAG GTTTGAAGCTGATCATGGATTTCATTCCCAATCACACCAGTGACCGACATCGCTGGTTTAACCTGAGTCGAACAAGGAATCCTCACTACGAGGATTACTACATCTGGACTGACTGCAATGCATCTTCACCAAGGCCTAATAATTGG GTGAGCGTGTTTGGGAACTCGTCGTGGACTTATGATGACGTTAGAGGACAATGCTACCTGCACCAGTTCCTCAAGGAGCAACCAGACCTGAACTTCAGAAACCCACACGTTCGCCAAGAGATGATT GACATTATTCATTTCTGGCTGGGGAAGGGAGTGGATGGGTTCCGGATGGATGCAGTGAAGCACATCCTGGAGGCTGCACATTTGAGGGACGAACCACAAGTGGACCCAAACAAACCACCA GAGTCTGTAACTTCAGAGTGGGACCTCTACCATGACTACACCACCAGTCAGCTTGGGTTACACGATCTGCTGAGAGACTGGAGGGGAGAGATGGACGTCTACAGCCGTGAGCCTGGCAGATACAG GTTCATGGTGACAGAGTCATACGATTACCATGAGGTGGACAAGACTATGATGTATTATGGCACCCGATTGGTTAAAGAAAGTGACTTCCCCTTCAACTTTTACCTCTTGGACCTGCCTCAGAACACTAGCGGCGTGTGGGCCAAACATCTGGTCGACCTCTGGATGGCCAACATGCCTGAAGGAAAATGGCCTAACTGGGTG GTTGGGAATCATGACAAACCTCGAATTGCATCCAGTGCTGGTCATACATATACGCGTGTCATCAACATGCTGCTGCTCACTCTTCCAGGAACGCCCACCACCTACTACGGCGAGGAGATTGGCATGGAGAACATTAATGTCACAGAAAGTCAGATACAGGACCCTGCTGGCAAATACAACACA AGTGCCAGTAGGGACCCTCAGCGTTCTCCTATGCAGTGGAGTGGTGACATAAATGCAGGCTTTAACAACAAAACCAACATCACCTGGTTGCCTGTACACCCTGACTACATAAACATCAATGTGGAG GCCCAGAAAAAAGAGGAATTTTCGGTTCTGGCTCAGTACCGTTTGCTAAATACCCTGCGTAAGTCGGAGCTCCCCCTTCACCGTGGGTGGTTCTGCTACATCCATGCTGATACCAATGTCTTCTCTTACCTCAGAGAGCTTGACGGGCTTAAAAAAGCTTTCCTCATGGTGCTTAATTTTGGTAAACAATCCGCCATCACAGATCTCTCCTCCATTCATGAATTACCAGACCAGCTGAAGGTGCTGATGAGCACAAACCATGTCAACAATGGCAAGGTAGTACAAAAGTCTCTTATCATGACGGAAGCAGGAGAGGGTTTGGTGATTCAGTACTCCACCTACACTCGGTTTAACCCCAACCACCCCAAGCAATGCTATGTCTCTGAGAAGGCCTGCTATTTGGGAGCCATGGACATACTTTATAAATGCTAA
- the ppm1ba gene encoding protein phosphatase 1B isoform X1, protein MGAFLDKPKTDKHNSHGEANGLRYGVSSMQGWRVEMEDAHTAVLGLPAPGMTNWSFFAVYDGHAGSRVANYCSKHLLEHIISASLGSGGTQGSQAASDTSSADPPAPPSVEAVKAGIRTGFLKIDEHMRSFSDLRNGMDRSGSTAVGILLSPDHFFFINCGDSRAVLCRNSHVCFSTLDHKPCNPRERERIQNAGGSVMIQRVNGSLAVSRALGDYDYKCVDGKGPTEQLVSPEPEVFEMVRAPEQDQFVILACDGIWDVMSNEELCDFVKSRLEVTNDLERVCSEVVDTCLHKGSRDNMSVVLVCLPSAPKVSEEAMRKDAELNKYLESRVEEMLSQPGEEGFPDLVTVMRNLSTDSAMPPLPPGGGLASKRSVIEAVYNRLNPYREEDGSGADLEYHW, encoded by the exons ATGGGTGCTTTCCTGGACAAGCCCAAGACTGACAAGCACAATTCACATGGTGAGGCCAATGGCCTGCGCTATGGTGTGAGCTCAATGCAGGGTTGGCGGGTGGAGATGGAGGATGCTCACACAGCTGTGTTGGGACTTCCTGCTCCTGGAATGACTAACTGGTctttttttgctgtgtatgaTGGTCATGCTGGGTCTAGGGTGGCTAACTATTGCTCCAAGCATCTTCTGGAACACATAATAAGTGCTAGCTTAGGGTCTGGAGGGACACAGGGCTCCCAGGCTGCTTCAGACACCTCCAGCGCTGACCCTCCAGCACCTCCCTCTGTGGAGGCAGTGAAAGCTGGGATTCGAACAGGGTTCCTGAAGATTGATGAGCACATGCGCAGCTTCTCTGACCTTCGAAATGGCATGGACCGCAGCGGCTCCACAGCAGTGGGCATCCTCCTGTCACCAGatcattttttcttcattaactGTGGAGATTCTCGAGCTGTTCTATGTCGCAATTCACACGTCTGTTTCTCCACACTTGACCACAAGCCTTGCAACCCTCGTGAGAGAGAGCGCATCCAGAATGCTGGTGGTTCAGTGATGATTCAGAGGGTTAATGGGTCACTGGCTGTATCAAGGGCATTAGGGGATTATGATTATAAGTGTGTAGATGGGAAGGGGCCGACAGAGCAACTAGTTAGTCCTGAGCCAGAAGTGTTTGAGATGGTTCGGGCCCCAGAACAGGACCAATTTGTTATTCTTGCTTGTGATGGCATCTGGGATGTTATGTCCAATGAGGAGCTTTGTGACTTTGTGAAATCTAGACTTGAGGTCACTAATGACCTGGAAAGAGTCTGCAGTGAAGTGGTGGACACCTGCCTGCACAAG GGGAGTCGGGATAACATGAGTGTTGTCTTAGTGTGCTTACCCAGTGCTCCCAAAGTATCAGAGGAAGCTATGAGAAAAGACGCAGAACTCAACAAGTATCTGGAGTCTCGAGTGGAAG agatgcTGTCTCAGCCAGGGGAGGAGGGGTTTCCGGACCTGGTAACAGTGATGAGGAACCTGTCCACGGACAGTGCCATGCCCCCTCTGCCACCAGGGGGAGGCCTTGCCAGCAA GCGCAGTGTTATTGAAGCGGTATACAATCGTCTAAACCCATACAGAGAGGAAGACGGG AGCGGAGCTGATTTGGAGTACCACTGGTAG
- the ppm1ba gene encoding protein phosphatase 1B isoform X2: MGAFLDKPKTDKHNSHGEANGLRYGVSSMQGWRVEMEDAHTAVLGLPAPGMTNWSFFAVYDGHAGSRVANYCSKHLLEHIISASLGSGGTQGSQAASDTSSADPPAPPSVEAVKAGIRTGFLKIDEHMRSFSDLRNGMDRSGSTAVGILLSPDHFFFINCGDSRAVLCRNSHVCFSTLDHKPCNPRERERIQNAGGSVMIQRVNGSLAVSRALGDYDYKCVDGKGPTEQLVSPEPEVFEMVRAPEQDQFVILACDGIWDVMSNEELCDFVKSRLEVTNDLERVCSEVVDTCLHKGSRDNMSVVLVCLPSAPKVSEEAMRKDAELNKYLESRVEEMLSQPGEEGFPDLVTVMRNLSTDSAMPPLPPGGGLASKRSVIEAVYNRLNPYREEDGPSCFI, translated from the exons ATGGGTGCTTTCCTGGACAAGCCCAAGACTGACAAGCACAATTCACATGGTGAGGCCAATGGCCTGCGCTATGGTGTGAGCTCAATGCAGGGTTGGCGGGTGGAGATGGAGGATGCTCACACAGCTGTGTTGGGACTTCCTGCTCCTGGAATGACTAACTGGTctttttttgctgtgtatgaTGGTCATGCTGGGTCTAGGGTGGCTAACTATTGCTCCAAGCATCTTCTGGAACACATAATAAGTGCTAGCTTAGGGTCTGGAGGGACACAGGGCTCCCAGGCTGCTTCAGACACCTCCAGCGCTGACCCTCCAGCACCTCCCTCTGTGGAGGCAGTGAAAGCTGGGATTCGAACAGGGTTCCTGAAGATTGATGAGCACATGCGCAGCTTCTCTGACCTTCGAAATGGCATGGACCGCAGCGGCTCCACAGCAGTGGGCATCCTCCTGTCACCAGatcattttttcttcattaactGTGGAGATTCTCGAGCTGTTCTATGTCGCAATTCACACGTCTGTTTCTCCACACTTGACCACAAGCCTTGCAACCCTCGTGAGAGAGAGCGCATCCAGAATGCTGGTGGTTCAGTGATGATTCAGAGGGTTAATGGGTCACTGGCTGTATCAAGGGCATTAGGGGATTATGATTATAAGTGTGTAGATGGGAAGGGGCCGACAGAGCAACTAGTTAGTCCTGAGCCAGAAGTGTTTGAGATGGTTCGGGCCCCAGAACAGGACCAATTTGTTATTCTTGCTTGTGATGGCATCTGGGATGTTATGTCCAATGAGGAGCTTTGTGACTTTGTGAAATCTAGACTTGAGGTCACTAATGACCTGGAAAGAGTCTGCAGTGAAGTGGTGGACACCTGCCTGCACAAG GGGAGTCGGGATAACATGAGTGTTGTCTTAGTGTGCTTACCCAGTGCTCCCAAAGTATCAGAGGAAGCTATGAGAAAAGACGCAGAACTCAACAAGTATCTGGAGTCTCGAGTGGAAG agatgcTGTCTCAGCCAGGGGAGGAGGGGTTTCCGGACCTGGTAACAGTGATGAGGAACCTGTCCACGGACAGTGCCATGCCCCCTCTGCCACCAGGGGGAGGCCTTGCCAGCAA GCGCAGTGTTATTGAAGCGGTATACAATCGTCTAAACCCATACAGAGAGGAAGACGGG CCCTCCTGTTTCATTTG A
- the ppm1ba gene encoding protein phosphatase 1B isoform X3, producing MGAFLDKPKTDKHNSHGEANGLRYGVSSMQGWRVEMEDAHTAVLGLPAPGMTNWSFFAVYDGHAGSRVANYCSKHLLEHIISASLGSGGTQGSQAASDTSSADPPAPPSVEAVKAGIRTGFLKIDEHMRSFSDLRNGMDRSGSTAVGILLSPDHFFFINCGDSRAVLCRNSHVCFSTLDHKPCNPRERERIQNAGGSVMIQRVNGSLAVSRALGDYDYKCVDGKGPTEQLVSPEPEVFEMVRAPEQDQFVILACDGIWDVMSNEELCDFVKSRLEVTNDLERVCSEVVDTCLHKGSRDNMSVVLVCLPSAPKVSEEAMRKDAELNKYLESRVEEMLSQPGEEGFPDLVTVMRNLSTDSAMPPLPPGGGLASNSIG from the exons ATGGGTGCTTTCCTGGACAAGCCCAAGACTGACAAGCACAATTCACATGGTGAGGCCAATGGCCTGCGCTATGGTGTGAGCTCAATGCAGGGTTGGCGGGTGGAGATGGAGGATGCTCACACAGCTGTGTTGGGACTTCCTGCTCCTGGAATGACTAACTGGTctttttttgctgtgtatgaTGGTCATGCTGGGTCTAGGGTGGCTAACTATTGCTCCAAGCATCTTCTGGAACACATAATAAGTGCTAGCTTAGGGTCTGGAGGGACACAGGGCTCCCAGGCTGCTTCAGACACCTCCAGCGCTGACCCTCCAGCACCTCCCTCTGTGGAGGCAGTGAAAGCTGGGATTCGAACAGGGTTCCTGAAGATTGATGAGCACATGCGCAGCTTCTCTGACCTTCGAAATGGCATGGACCGCAGCGGCTCCACAGCAGTGGGCATCCTCCTGTCACCAGatcattttttcttcattaactGTGGAGATTCTCGAGCTGTTCTATGTCGCAATTCACACGTCTGTTTCTCCACACTTGACCACAAGCCTTGCAACCCTCGTGAGAGAGAGCGCATCCAGAATGCTGGTGGTTCAGTGATGATTCAGAGGGTTAATGGGTCACTGGCTGTATCAAGGGCATTAGGGGATTATGATTATAAGTGTGTAGATGGGAAGGGGCCGACAGAGCAACTAGTTAGTCCTGAGCCAGAAGTGTTTGAGATGGTTCGGGCCCCAGAACAGGACCAATTTGTTATTCTTGCTTGTGATGGCATCTGGGATGTTATGTCCAATGAGGAGCTTTGTGACTTTGTGAAATCTAGACTTGAGGTCACTAATGACCTGGAAAGAGTCTGCAGTGAAGTGGTGGACACCTGCCTGCACAAG GGGAGTCGGGATAACATGAGTGTTGTCTTAGTGTGCTTACCCAGTGCTCCCAAAGTATCAGAGGAAGCTATGAGAAAAGACGCAGAACTCAACAAGTATCTGGAGTCTCGAGTGGAAG agatgcTGTCTCAGCCAGGGGAGGAGGGGTTTCCGGACCTGGTAACAGTGATGAGGAACCTGTCCACGGACAGTGCCATGCCCCCTCTGCCACCAGGGGGAGGCCTTGCCAGCAA ctcAATTGgttaa